One Synechococcus sp. PROS-9-1 DNA window includes the following coding sequences:
- the murC gene encoding UDP-N-acetylmuramate--L-alanine ligase yields MADSIQPQKHIHFIGMGGIGMSALALILAERGHSVSGSDRKLTPAMQALESKALVLFESQLSNNFAQLGVRGIEAPLVVVSTAIPDTNPELIEARRLDLTIWHRSDLLAWLIEQQPAIAVAGSHGKTTTSTVVTTLLATVGEDPTAVIGGVVPCYGSNGHTGSGRLLVAEADESDGSLVKFKASLGIITNLELDHTDHYRNLDDLIETMKTFGRGCERLLINQDDPILKEHFQADACWSVQHFETADYAALPVQLDGDRTIANYYEQGRQVGRITLPLPGLHNLSNVVAAIAACRMEGVPLDALLSALTELRSPGRRFDFRGEWQDRQVVDDYAHHPSEVQATLTMAQLMVQSGRSPLPRTPQRLVAVFQPHRYSRTQEFLNAFAQALLSADALILAPIYGAGEQPIEGINSELLARSIRLIDPNQPVFVASTMQELTGLVKQHSRPDDLILAMGAGDVNSLWERLSEERIGGEASCSPAIAA; encoded by the coding sequence TTGGCCGATTCGATCCAGCCCCAGAAGCACATTCACTTCATTGGGATGGGCGGAATCGGCATGTCGGCCCTGGCTCTAATCCTCGCGGAACGAGGCCATTCCGTCAGCGGATCCGATCGCAAACTCACACCTGCGATGCAGGCGCTTGAGAGCAAAGCACTCGTCTTATTCGAAAGCCAGCTCTCCAACAATTTTGCCCAGCTCGGAGTGCGCGGCATCGAGGCGCCCTTGGTGGTGGTCAGCACGGCCATTCCTGACACCAATCCTGAGCTGATCGAAGCGCGGCGCTTGGATTTAACGATTTGGCATCGCTCCGACCTTTTGGCCTGGTTGATCGAACAACAACCCGCAATCGCTGTTGCTGGTAGCCATGGGAAAACCACCACAAGCACTGTGGTGACCACACTCCTCGCGACGGTTGGCGAAGATCCAACAGCTGTGATTGGTGGTGTTGTCCCCTGTTACGGCAGCAACGGTCATACAGGCAGCGGTCGTCTGCTTGTCGCTGAGGCAGATGAATCCGATGGATCGCTGGTGAAATTCAAGGCCAGTCTGGGGATCATCACCAATCTCGAACTGGACCACACGGACCACTACCGCAATCTCGACGATTTGATCGAGACGATGAAAACCTTTGGCCGCGGCTGTGAACGCCTGCTCATCAATCAAGACGATCCGATTCTCAAAGAACACTTTCAAGCCGATGCCTGTTGGTCTGTTCAACACTTCGAGACAGCGGATTACGCCGCTTTGCCTGTGCAACTCGATGGAGATCGCACCATTGCCAACTATTACGAGCAGGGGCGACAGGTTGGTCGCATCACCCTTCCCCTGCCTGGACTGCACAACCTCAGCAACGTTGTGGCCGCTATAGCGGCTTGCCGCATGGAAGGTGTTCCCTTAGATGCTCTTCTATCGGCCTTGACTGAACTGCGTTCGCCAGGTCGACGCTTTGATTTCCGGGGGGAGTGGCAAGACCGACAAGTGGTTGATGACTATGCCCATCACCCCAGCGAAGTCCAAGCGACGTTGACCATGGCCCAGCTGATGGTGCAAAGCGGCCGAAGCCCCTTACCCCGCACACCCCAACGCCTTGTCGCTGTTTTCCAACCGCACCGCTATAGCCGGACACAAGAATTTCTCAACGCCTTTGCCCAAGCACTTTTGTCCGCTGACGCCCTCATTCTTGCTCCGATTTATGGCGCCGGTGAACAACCGATCGAAGGGATCAATAGTGAGCTTCTGGCTCGCTCCATTCGGCTGATTGATCCCAATCAGCCCGTCTTTGTGGCTAGCACGATGCAAGAGCTCACAGGTCTGGTGAAACAACACAGTCGGCCTGATGACTTGATTCTGGCGATGGGTGCTGGTGATGTGAACAGTCTCTGGGAACGCCTGTCAGAGGAAAGAATTGGAGGAGAGGCGTCATGTTCACCAGCGATCGCGGCCTGA